One stretch of Erythrolamprus reginae isolate rEryReg1 chromosome 7, rEryReg1.hap1, whole genome shotgun sequence DNA includes these proteins:
- the LOC139170651 gene encoding Krueppel-like factor 2 — protein MGNKTLVMPGMTSLWPKDQSPLPAEHLHPLRPSSGETPFIGELNLGLEEEGVITVHPLSGSSPLQRHMSLACLLRCSPPWARPSMALPAREFGEGDPEEDMAPWFAFFCKADSCPSSQQWSQLPCAESPPLSPHNLMKVTQCHGQLVPLSQQGYYPDSPYGLFDESLPHQASASWTLFTPPASPVEMQQTPPRRGHHCSPSRKQTARHTWSYNGCSRRLLLRWLWPKAHLRTHTGEKLYHCYWEGCGLKFACTDEMTHHYKKHTGHCLFECHLCDCSFSHSDHLALHMKKHQ, from the exons ATGGGCAACAAGACCCTGGTGATGCCGGGCATGACTTCGCTGTGGCCCAAAGACCAGTCGCCGCTTCCGGCAGAGCACCTTCATCCGCTCCGTCCCAGCTCCGGAGAGACTCCCTTCATAGGGGAGCTAAACCTAGGCCTCGAGGAGGAAGGAGTCATCACGGTACATCCCCTGAGCGGGTCCTCCCCGCTTCAGAGACATATGTCCTTGGCTTGTCTTTTGAGATGCTCTCCACCGTGGGCCAGGCCTTCCATGGCGCTGCCGGCAAGAGAGTTTGGAGAGGGTGACCCTGAGGAAGACATGGCACCATGGTTCGCCTTTTTCTGCAAGGCGGACAGCTGCCCATCCTCCCAG CAATGGTCCCAGCTTCCTTGTGCAGAGAGCCCTCCACTGAGCCCCCACAACCTGATGAAGGTCACCCAGTGCCATGGACAGTTAGTACCCCTCTCCCAGCAGGGCTACTACCCAGACTCTCCCTATGGACTCTTTGACGAGAGTCTCCCCCATCAGGCCTCAGCCTCCTGGACCCTCTTCACCCCACCTGCCTCCCCAGTGGAAATGCAGCAAACCCCACCAAGGAGGGGACACCACTGCTCTCCATCACGCAAGCAGACCGCCAGGCACACTTGGTCTTACAATGGCTGCAGCCGAAGGCTGCTCTTACGATGGCTGTGGCCGAAGGCACACCTTCGGACACACACAG GTGAGAAACTCTACCATTGCTACTGGGAAGGGTGTGGACTGAAGTTTGCTTGCACTGATGAAATGACCCACCATTATAAGAAACATACTGGCCATTGTTTATTTGAGTGCCACCTGTGCGACTGTTCCTTCTCCCACTCTGATCACCTGGCATTGCACATGAAGAAACACCAGTAG